From one Anabas testudineus chromosome 21, fAnaTes1.2, whole genome shotgun sequence genomic stretch:
- the fgf9 gene encoding fibroblast growth factor 4A, with amino-acid sequence MNVFLLPPGFLLLLVFCVCDYSVGEETQKSLASPEDRGTHFRDIWRLHMRDYLLKEKEEHLSVTDHPVREGFKSQLLYCRVGIGFHLQILSSGSVGGVHKPTEHSWLKVFAIKQGVVGIRGVKSGLYLCMDGEGLAYGAVHFSDDCLLKENLEENHYTTYSSLSHPGIYLALSNKGDIRKGNSVGRHQPCTHFLPRRTQ; translated from the exons atgaatgttttCTTGCTGCCGCCTGGTTTCCTGCTGCTCctagttttctgtgtgtgtgattactCAGTGGGAGAGGAGACACAAAAATCACTGGCTTCACCTGAAGACCGGGGGACCCACTTCAGAGACATTTGGAGGCTCCACATGCGGGATTACCTCCTGAAAGAAAAAG AGGAACACCTGTCTGTAACAGATCATCCAGTCAGAGAAGGGTTCAAAAGTCAGCTGCTCTATTGCCGTGTTGGGATCGGCTTCCACCTCCAGATTCTGTCCAGTGGTTCCGTGGGAGGGGTCCACAAACCTACTGAACACT CCTGGCTTAAGGTGTTTGCTATAAAGCAAGGAGTGGTGGGAATCAGGGGAGTCAAGAGTGGTTTGTACCTCTGCATGGATGGCGAAGGACTAGCATATGGAGCA GTGCACTTTTCTGATGACTGCCTGTTGAAGGAGAACCTGGAGGAGAATCACTATACTACCtactcctctctgtctcacccAGGCATCTACCTGGCTCTTTCTAACAAGGGAGACATCAGGAAGGGCAACAGTGTGGGCCGCCATCAGCCCTGCACCCACTTCCTACCTCGGAGAACACAGTGA